Proteins encoded together in one Orrella marina window:
- a CDS encoding M20 family metallopeptidase yields MNAVVMDEGEKSVFDTQRLLTEVSREWDEDLVKQISEYIEIPAKSPMFDAQWARNGYLHQVARRAADWVQAQKVPGLTLELVELPGRTPVLFFDVAATRAQSSQTVLMYGHLDKQPEFDGWRSDLGPWQPKYVDGLLYGRGGADDGYAVYAAITAIQALKSQNVPHPRIVGLIETSEESGSVDLLPYVDLLKPRMGDVGLVVCLDSGAGNYDQLWLTTSLRGMVAGVLKVEILTEGIHSGDASGLVPSSFRILRHVLDRLEDSATGRLLPEIFYCETPELRRKQAEVTAGILGDTLFKRFPWAHHDCGGSSLFALPTTLDPVEALLKRTWEPTLSVTGADGFPSLQNAGNVLRPYTAFKLSLRMPPLVDAAAAVQTLKKLLEDNAPYQARVTFEPQGAANGWHAPETAPWFDDALNEASQSCFGHPVGYIGQGGTIPLMNLLSKGFPTSQMMVCGVLGPKSNAHGPNEFLHVPFAKRLTASVAKVIAAMP; encoded by the coding sequence AGATTCCGGCCAAATCACCCATGTTTGATGCCCAGTGGGCCAGGAATGGTTACCTGCATCAGGTAGCAAGGCGAGCCGCGGACTGGGTTCAGGCCCAGAAAGTGCCGGGACTGACGCTCGAACTGGTGGAACTGCCAGGACGTACGCCAGTGCTCTTTTTTGATGTGGCTGCCACGCGCGCCCAGTCAAGCCAGACTGTGCTGATGTATGGACACCTGGACAAGCAGCCCGAGTTCGACGGTTGGCGCTCGGATCTGGGGCCGTGGCAACCCAAGTACGTCGACGGACTGTTGTACGGACGTGGAGGAGCCGATGATGGTTATGCCGTCTACGCTGCGATCACGGCAATTCAGGCGCTCAAGAGCCAGAACGTGCCGCATCCAAGAATTGTCGGGCTGATTGAAACGTCGGAGGAGAGCGGGTCGGTGGATCTGTTGCCTTACGTCGATTTGCTCAAGCCCAGGATGGGGGACGTGGGACTGGTCGTTTGTCTGGATAGTGGTGCGGGCAATTACGACCAGTTGTGGTTGACGACCAGTCTGCGAGGCATGGTCGCCGGTGTTCTCAAGGTCGAGATCCTGACTGAAGGCATTCACTCCGGTGATGCGTCTGGCCTGGTTCCGTCGAGCTTCCGTATCCTGCGTCATGTGCTGGATCGACTCGAAGACAGTGCCACTGGACGGTTGCTTCCCGAGATTTTTTATTGCGAAACCCCTGAACTCCGTCGCAAGCAAGCCGAGGTCACGGCCGGGATTCTGGGTGACACGCTTTTCAAGCGATTTCCTTGGGCACACCATGACTGTGGCGGGTCATCACTCTTTGCGCTTCCCACGACGCTTGATCCGGTCGAGGCCTTGCTCAAGCGAACCTGGGAGCCGACCCTTAGTGTGACCGGAGCAGACGGATTTCCGTCGCTGCAGAATGCTGGCAATGTGCTCAGGCCCTATACCGCGTTCAAGCTCAGTCTGCGCATGCCACCGCTGGTGGACGCGGCGGCGGCCGTCCAGACGCTGAAGAAATTGCTGGAGGACAATGCGCCTTACCAGGCCAGGGTGACATTCGAGCCGCAAGGTGCTGCCAACGGCTGGCATGCACCCGAAACTGCCCCATGGTTCGATGACGCACTCAACGAAGCCAGCCAGTCCTGTTTCGGACACCCCGTTGGCTATATCGGACAAGGTGGAACCATTCCGTTGATGAACCTGCTGAGCAAGGGCTTCCCGACCTCGCAGATGATGGTTTGTGGCGTACTGGGGCCGAAGTCCAATGCGCACGGTCCGAACGAATTTCTGCACGTACCTTTTGCCAAGCGTTTGACGGCATCGGTTGCAAAAGTCATCGCTGCCATGCCTTGA